One Nostocoides sp. HKS02 genomic window carries:
- a CDS encoding flagellar FlbD family protein, translating into MIAVTRRNGTCFALNPDLVERVEATPDTVITLVGGARYIVVETVDEVIRAVRDFRASVLSAAENVHAGPGPRPGLHVVQDGER; encoded by the coding sequence ATGATCGCTGTCACGCGCCGTAACGGCACCTGCTTCGCGCTGAACCCTGATCTCGTCGAACGGGTCGAGGCCACGCCCGACACGGTGATCACCCTGGTGGGTGGCGCCCGCTACATCGTCGTCGAGACCGTCGACGAGGTCATCCGGGCGGTGCGCGACTTCCGCGCCTCCGTGCTCTCGGCCGCCGAGAACGTGCACGCCGGACCGGGGCCGCGGCCCGGGCTGCACGTCGTCCAGGACGGCGAGCGCTGA
- a CDS encoding flagellar hook protein FlgE: MLRSLFSAVSGMRAHQTMMDVIGNNIANVNTTGYKSSQTVFEDTLSQALRTAGAPQGTSGGTNPAQVGLGVRLAGITTNFGQGSTQVTGRQSDMAIQGDGFFVVQKDGQTMYTRAGALSFDALGNLVTPEGATVQGWGATKGAVDTKGAVAGLRLPVGQVLAPTATRTVDLGGNLPADAATGATVTHSIDIIDEQGTTIPATTTYTKTATDTWSAATTVPQADGSTATVGTATLTWDPAAQTFTAPTMTLGSAALGAAGYRFPADVTLTIGGDSTPLTQFSGAASATARTQDGSTMGSLQSFTMDGTGVLVGVFSNGRTEKLGQVALASFTNPAGLEKAGDSLFRGTANSGAPSVGIAGTGGRGSLASGVLEMSNVDLAQEFTNLIVAQRGFQANSRVVTASDEILQDLVNLKR, translated from the coding sequence ATGCTCCGTTCGCTCTTCTCGGCCGTCTCCGGCATGCGCGCCCACCAGACGATGATGGACGTCATCGGCAACAACATCGCCAACGTCAACACCACCGGCTACAAGTCCAGCCAGACCGTCTTCGAGGACACCCTGAGCCAGGCGCTGCGCACGGCCGGCGCCCCGCAGGGCACGAGTGGCGGCACCAACCCCGCCCAGGTCGGCCTCGGGGTCCGGCTCGCCGGGATCACCACGAACTTCGGCCAGGGCAGCACCCAGGTCACGGGGCGTCAGAGCGACATGGCGATCCAGGGTGACGGGTTCTTCGTCGTGCAGAAGGACGGCCAGACGATGTACACCCGCGCCGGCGCACTCTCGTTCGACGCGCTCGGCAACCTCGTCACCCCCGAGGGTGCGACGGTCCAGGGCTGGGGTGCCACGAAGGGCGCCGTCGACACCAAGGGCGCCGTCGCCGGTCTTCGCCTGCCGGTCGGTCAAGTTCTCGCGCCGACCGCGACGCGCACCGTCGACCTCGGCGGCAACCTGCCGGCCGACGCCGCCACCGGTGCGACCGTCACGCACAGCATCGACATCATCGACGAGCAGGGGACGACCATCCCGGCCACCACGACGTACACCAAGACCGCGACGGACACGTGGTCCGCGGCGACCACCGTCCCCCAGGCCGACGGCTCGACGGCCACCGTCGGCACCGCCACGCTCACGTGGGACCCGGCCGCCCAGACTTTCACCGCCCCCACGATGACGCTCGGCAGCGCCGCACTCGGCGCCGCCGGGTACCGCTTCCCGGCCGACGTCACGCTCACCATCGGGGGCGACAGCACCCCGCTCACGCAGTTCTCCGGCGCCGCCAGCGCCACCGCCCGCACCCAGGACGGCTCGACCATGGGCAGCCTGCAGAGCTTCACGATGGACGGCACCGGTGTCCTCGTCGGGGTCTTCTCGAACGGCCGCACCGAGAAGCTCGGCCAGGTCGCGCTCGCCAGCTTCACCAACCCGGCCGGGCTGGAGAAGGCCGGAGACTCGCTCTTCCGCGGCACCGCCAACTCCGGTGCCCCGTCGGTCGGCATCGCCGGGACCGGCGGCCGCGGGTCGCTGGCCAGCGGTGTGCTCGAGATGAGCAACGTCGACCTCGCCCAGGAGTTCACCAACCTCATCGTCGCCCAGCGCGGCTTCCAGGCGAACTCGCGGGTCGTGACCGCCTCGGACGAGATCCTGCAGGACCTGGTCAACCTCAAGCGCTGA
- a CDS encoding flagellar hook assembly protein FlgD: MTTPIGTYDPTAAVQAAQAAQAAQSGSPAQATSGSLGPTLSGDDFLKLLVAQLKYQDPSKPVDSSQFMAQTAQLQMVETLHQLVSQNAAVIAGQNSLSALALVGQRVSYTAGGASASGTVDSVKLTPGGPTLLVGGTEVPLASVTEVARTAAAPSSTTSSTTPAKD; the protein is encoded by the coding sequence TTGACCACCCCCATCGGCACCTACGACCCGACGGCCGCCGTTCAGGCAGCCCAGGCAGCCCAGGCCGCCCAGTCCGGCAGTCCGGCCCAAGCTACGTCGGGGAGCCTCGGCCCCACCCTGAGCGGCGACGACTTCCTCAAGCTGCTCGTCGCCCAGCTGAAGTACCAGGACCCGAGCAAGCCGGTCGACAGCTCGCAGTTCATGGCGCAGACTGCCCAGCTCCAGATGGTCGAGACCCTGCACCAGCTGGTCTCGCAGAACGCCGCCGTCATCGCCGGCCAGAACAGCCTCAGCGCCCTCGCCCTCGTGGGGCAGCGGGTCAGCTACACCGCCGGCGGCGCGAGCGCCTCGGGCACCGTCGACTCGGTCAAGCTCACCCCGGGCGGACCGACCTTGCTCGTGGGTGGGACCGAGGTGCCGCTCGCGTCGGTCACCGAGGTAGCCCGCACCGCCGCAGCACCCTCCAGCACCACCTCGAGCACCACTCCCGCAAAGGACTGA
- a CDS encoding flagellar hook-length control protein FliK, producing the protein MTVVAARSASAPSAPTSSPNAADRVPAQGPHDFEAVLQGRSNRRTVPTPIGAGQRGRHADSSPGEEADGAAAASSATTGPLTPNPSDAAAAPLAESGPAAASQIAPVTATTADVPATAQTPALATAPTATTPTATTPTADAPASATAVGERLGGGTPLTPGASPPGHAVPPVRTHLDLAGAQPGGAQAPTVVVPASTPTATPVTASALAGTNHDRDGLHASAADDPAAPAVAGATGPPAYPPVTPGNPPVSLGAPVATPAPERPAQPTLPPQAQVLNAVSPLMATGTDGTHRLTVHLAPAHLGSVQVHVEVTGGEVTLRLTVTDPATADAMRQGAAELRSHLERLGLRSGGLEVQVAPGDPARDAVGTAPSERATTDRGDGGSRPRDPDAWAGPETADGRGEASSGGAWHRHERPLEGWAPRGADTRRPDQVPPTDPTDPHRPPVHDVRVDVRM; encoded by the coding sequence ATGACCGTCGTCGCGGCCCGTTCCGCGTCCGCGCCGTCCGCGCCGACGTCGTCCCCCAACGCGGCCGATCGCGTCCCCGCGCAGGGTCCGCACGACTTCGAGGCGGTCCTGCAGGGACGCAGCAACCGGCGCACGGTGCCGACGCCGATAGGAGCCGGTCAACGCGGGCGCCATGCCGACTCGTCACCGGGGGAGGAGGCGGATGGGGCCGCGGCAGCATCGTCGGCCACGACCGGTCCGCTGACGCCGAACCCGTCGGACGCCGCTGCTGCACCCCTGGCCGAGTCCGGTCCGGCGGCCGCGAGCCAGATCGCCCCTGTGACTGCCACCACGGCTGACGTCCCCGCCACGGCTCAAACCCCAGCCTTGGCGACAGCCCCCACGGCGACAACCCCCACGGCGACAACCCCCACGGCTGACGCCCCCGCGTCAGCCACGGCCGTGGGGGAGCGACTCGGCGGCGGCACGCCGCTCACTCCTGGCGCCTCCCCACCTGGTCACGCGGTGCCACCTGTCCGCACTCACCTCGACCTGGCCGGCGCCCAGCCCGGCGGCGCACAGGCGCCCACGGTCGTCGTCCCTGCATCCACGCCGACGGCGACCCCGGTCACCGCATCTGCACTGGCCGGCACGAACCACGACCGGGACGGGCTGCACGCCAGCGCCGCAGACGACCCTGCGGCGCCGGCCGTCGCGGGCGCCACCGGCCCCCCGGCATACCCACCGGTGACCCCAGGCAACCCACCGGTGAGCCTCGGCGCACCTGTTGCGACGCCGGCCCCCGAGCGTCCCGCCCAGCCCACCCTGCCGCCCCAGGCCCAGGTGCTGAATGCGGTGTCGCCGCTGATGGCCACCGGCACGGACGGCACCCACCGGCTCACCGTCCACCTTGCTCCTGCCCATCTCGGCTCGGTACAGGTGCACGTCGAGGTGACCGGTGGTGAGGTCACCCTCCGGCTCACCGTGACGGACCCCGCGACCGCCGACGCGATGCGCCAGGGTGCTGCCGAGCTGCGCTCGCACCTCGAACGCCTCGGCCTTCGGTCCGGGGGCCTCGAGGTGCAGGTCGCCCCGGGCGACCCCGCGCGGGATGCCGTGGGCACCGCCCCTTCCGAGCGGGCCACCACGGACCGCGGCGATGGTGGGTCGAGGCCGCGCGACCCGGACGCCTGGGCCGGGCCGGAGACCGCCGACGGCCGCGGCGAAGCGTCGTCCGGCGGCGCCTGGCACCGGCACGAGCGCCCGCTCGAGGGCTGGGCGCCCCGCGGCGCGGACACCCGACGACCCGACCAGGTGCCGCCCACCGACCCCACCGACCCCCACCGACCACCCGTCCACGACGTCCGCGTCGACGTCAGAATGTGA
- a CDS encoding transglycosylase SLT domain-containing protein, which yields MSVDASGPAAALARIDAIQSRFAVLPGAPTSVAGTTSTPDAVASGSAAPLAAGSTPVTGSFDSVLGDALTRAGAAGGLATDPGAAGDDVGAGAVAAGSRYLGVPYVWGGSDPATGLDCSGLVQRAYADVGVTLPRVAADQARMGSAVPDLAHARPGDLLAFGSPVDHIGIYVGAGRMLVAPRTGEAVMVQDVYRIPTAIRRITGPAATATPAYAVGMPSWVPERWRPLFAIAAARHGVPAALLASVARTESGFNAGAVSPAGAVGLMQLMPSTARGLGVDPRDPAQAIDGAARLLAGHLRRFGSAPLALAAYNAGPGAVERYDGVPPYRETQQYVSRVLGYAGMAA from the coding sequence GTGAGCGTCGACGCCAGCGGCCCAGCGGCCGCCCTCGCCCGGATCGATGCCATCCAGAGCCGGTTCGCGGTGCTGCCGGGCGCCCCGACCAGTGTCGCCGGGACGACCTCGACACCGGATGCCGTGGCCTCCGGCTCCGCCGCGCCCCTCGCGGCGGGCTCGACCCCGGTCACCGGCTCGTTCGACTCGGTCCTCGGTGACGCGCTGACGCGCGCCGGTGCGGCGGGCGGTCTCGCGACGGATCCCGGCGCCGCCGGCGACGACGTCGGCGCCGGCGCCGTGGCCGCGGGCAGCCGCTACCTCGGGGTGCCCTACGTGTGGGGCGGCAGCGACCCCGCGACCGGCCTGGACTGCTCGGGACTGGTCCAGCGGGCCTACGCCGATGTCGGTGTCACCCTCCCCAGGGTGGCCGCCGACCAGGCCCGGATGGGCTCAGCCGTCCCCGACCTCGCCCACGCCCGACCCGGCGACCTGCTCGCCTTCGGCAGCCCGGTCGACCACATCGGAATCTACGTCGGGGCCGGCAGGATGCTCGTGGCGCCCCGGACCGGCGAGGCCGTCATGGTCCAGGACGTCTACCGCATCCCGACGGCGATCCGGCGGATCACCGGGCCCGCAGCCACGGCGACCCCCGCGTATGCCGTCGGCATGCCCAGCTGGGTGCCCGAACGGTGGCGTCCGCTGTTCGCGATCGCGGCGGCGCGCCACGGTGTGCCGGCCGCGTTGCTCGCGTCGGTGGCGCGGACGGAGAGCGGGTTCAACGCCGGTGCGGTGAGCCCGGCGGGTGCCGTGGGCCTGATGCAGCTCATGCCGTCGACCGCGCGGGGGCTGGGGGTCGACCCGCGGGACCCCGCCCAGGCCATCGACGGCGCGGCCCGGTTGCTGGCCGGGCACCTGCGTCGGTTCGGCTCCGCCCCGCTGGCCCTCGCGGCATACAACGCCGGCCCGGGCGCCGTCGAGCGGTACGACGGGGTGCCGCCGTACCGCGAGACCCAGCAGTACGTCAGCCGCGTCCTCGGGTATGCCGGGATGGCGGCATGA
- a CDS encoding FliI/YscN family ATPase, with translation MTAVLDKLVRAARPLVSGRVTRAVGVSLDVAGLDVAVGEAVRVQADRGVILAEVVALDGPIARCLPVSDLRGVRRGAEVVATGGPLRVPVGPGLVGRVVDALGTPIDGGPPLRDVTWETSDGTPPPAMTRDRIDTQLSLGIRALDTLVPCGRGQRMGIFAGSGVGKSSLLSMVVRGTDAPICVLALVGERGREVREFVEHDLGPEGLARSVVVVATSDEPALVRLHAAYTATRIAEGFRDQGQDVLLAMDSVTRVAMAQREVGLAAGEPPATRGYPPSVFGLLPRLLERAGTSQAGSITGLYTVLVEGDDMNDPIADAVRSILDGHVVLDRLLATSGHFPCIDVLESVSRANRSLTDAQQRESATILRQLLAARRDAKDLVEIGAYVSGTNPLVDRALAQAGDIDRFLRQDLDDVAVLAESWSSLHALAGGL, from the coding sequence GTGACCGCAGTGCTGGACAAGCTCGTCCGGGCTGCCCGTCCGCTCGTCAGTGGCCGGGTGACCCGCGCCGTTGGCGTGAGTCTCGACGTCGCCGGCCTCGACGTGGCCGTCGGCGAGGCAGTGCGCGTCCAGGCCGACCGCGGCGTGATCCTCGCCGAGGTCGTCGCGCTCGACGGCCCCATCGCGCGCTGCCTGCCCGTGTCGGACCTGCGGGGCGTGCGCCGCGGCGCCGAGGTGGTCGCCACCGGCGGACCGCTGCGGGTGCCGGTGGGCCCCGGTCTCGTCGGTCGGGTCGTCGACGCCCTCGGTACCCCCATTGACGGCGGGCCGCCGCTGCGCGACGTCACGTGGGAGACCAGCGACGGCACCCCGCCTCCGGCCATGACGCGGGACCGCATCGACACCCAGCTCTCCCTCGGCATCCGCGCCCTCGACACGCTCGTGCCCTGTGGCCGGGGCCAGCGCATGGGGATCTTCGCCGGGTCCGGCGTCGGCAAGTCGAGCCTGCTCTCCATGGTCGTGCGGGGGACCGATGCCCCCATCTGCGTGCTCGCCCTCGTCGGCGAGCGCGGACGAGAGGTGCGCGAGTTCGTCGAGCACGACCTCGGCCCCGAGGGCCTGGCGCGCTCGGTCGTCGTCGTCGCGACCTCGGACGAGCCGGCGCTCGTGCGGCTGCACGCGGCATACACCGCCACGCGCATTGCGGAGGGGTTCCGCGACCAGGGGCAGGACGTCCTGCTCGCGATGGACAGCGTCACCCGGGTGGCGATGGCCCAGCGCGAGGTCGGGCTCGCCGCGGGCGAGCCGCCGGCGACGCGTGGCTACCCGCCGTCGGTGTTCGGGCTACTGCCCCGCCTGCTCGAACGGGCTGGCACCTCACAGGCCGGCAGCATCACCGGGCTGTACACCGTCCTGGTCGAGGGCGACGACATGAACGACCCCATCGCCGACGCCGTCCGCTCGATCCTCGACGGCCACGTGGTGCTCGATCGGCTGCTTGCCACGTCGGGCCACTTCCCGTGCATCGACGTCCTCGAGTCCGTCTCGCGCGCCAACCGGTCGCTCACCGACGCCCAGCAGCGCGAGTCCGCCACGATCCTGCGTCAGCTGCTCGCTGCCCGTCGCGACGCCAAGGACCTGGTCGAGATCGGCGCGTACGTCAGCGGCACCAACCCGCTCGTGGACCGTGCCCTGGCGCAGGCCGGCGACATCGACCGGTTCCTGCGCCAGGACCTCGACGACGTCGCCGTCCTCGCCGAGAGCTGGTCCAGCCTGCATGCCCTGGCCGGTGGCCTGTGA
- the fliG gene encoding flagellar motor switch protein FliG: MTVTTTGGAETLSGVRKAAVLLVQLGKENSAHVLRALRPSEVEALTAEIARLEGTNLDTQDHVLQEFEAMVSAEQYYIQGGLDLAEEMLVESLGRDRAKEVLGRLSASLMQVPFEFLRRVDPRLLLSFLQDEHPQTIALVLAHMASDQAAVVLSGLAEEVQPDVAHRLAVMDRTSPEIVTQVESHLERRLANLVQSADYSAVGGLIPLVGIINSTERSIEKHILEGLEQRDPELAEEVRAHMFMFEDIVGLDDRAVQVLLRQVDSKQLALALKGVSADVRDKVMRNMSERAATALLEEIEVMGPVRLRHVEEAQAVISRLIRSLEESGDIVVSRGGGPTMSSSESRRATLLPRAGHGVLRPARFVGEQLSTPVTGQAPGTQVSARAWEEGHAAGYAAGLLAARREQDQWLEVAAAREDAETLARRHGWDAVLAGLREAVAGARSQSAVEDVTETAAALAVDIAEALVGHHLRVGECAALDAVARALAEVPRDSVVTLRVHPDDLPLLPEDTAALAAECTLTVVTDATVGRGGATADLGDRSVDARLGSALARVREVLAT, encoded by the coding sequence ATGACCGTGACGACGACCGGAGGGGCGGAGACCCTCAGCGGGGTGCGCAAGGCAGCCGTCCTGCTCGTGCAGCTCGGCAAGGAGAACTCGGCCCACGTGCTGCGTGCGCTGCGGCCGAGCGAGGTCGAGGCGCTCACCGCCGAGATCGCCCGGCTCGAGGGCACCAACCTCGACACCCAGGACCACGTGCTCCAGGAGTTCGAGGCGATGGTCAGCGCCGAGCAGTACTACATCCAGGGTGGGCTCGACCTCGCCGAGGAAATGCTCGTCGAGTCGCTCGGCCGCGACCGGGCCAAGGAGGTCCTAGGCCGGCTCTCGGCTTCGCTGATGCAGGTGCCCTTCGAGTTCCTGCGGCGCGTGGACCCGCGCCTGCTGCTGTCGTTCCTCCAGGACGAGCACCCCCAGACGATCGCGCTGGTTCTCGCGCACATGGCCTCCGACCAGGCCGCGGTCGTGCTCAGTGGCCTGGCCGAGGAGGTGCAGCCCGACGTCGCGCACCGCCTGGCCGTCATGGACCGCACCTCGCCGGAGATCGTCACGCAGGTCGAGTCCCATCTCGAGCGCCGGCTGGCGAACCTCGTCCAGAGCGCCGACTACTCCGCCGTGGGCGGCCTCATCCCGCTCGTCGGGATCATCAACAGCACCGAGCGATCGATCGAGAAGCACATCCTCGAGGGCCTGGAGCAGCGCGATCCCGAGCTCGCCGAGGAGGTCCGCGCGCACATGTTCATGTTCGAGGACATCGTGGGCCTCGACGACCGTGCCGTTCAGGTCCTGCTCCGCCAGGTCGACAGCAAGCAGCTGGCTCTCGCGCTCAAGGGCGTCAGCGCCGACGTGCGCGACAAGGTCATGCGGAACATGTCGGAGCGCGCGGCCACGGCGCTGCTCGAGGAGATCGAGGTGATGGGCCCGGTGCGGCTGCGTCACGTCGAGGAGGCCCAGGCCGTGATCAGCCGCCTCATCCGATCGCTGGAGGAGTCCGGCGACATCGTCGTCTCGCGTGGCGGGGGGCCGACGATGTCGTCCTCTGAGTCGCGCCGGGCGACGCTGCTGCCGCGTGCCGGGCACGGGGTGCTGCGCCCGGCCCGGTTCGTCGGCGAGCAGCTCTCGACGCCGGTCACCGGCCAAGCCCCCGGCACCCAGGTCAGCGCCCGCGCCTGGGAGGAAGGCCATGCGGCGGGGTATGCCGCGGGGCTGCTCGCCGCACGCCGGGAGCAGGACCAGTGGCTCGAGGTCGCCGCCGCCCGCGAGGACGCCGAGACGCTCGCCCGCAGACACGGCTGGGACGCCGTGCTCGCAGGACTGCGCGAGGCCGTGGCCGGCGCGCGGTCGCAGTCCGCGGTCGAGGACGTGACGGAGACTGCCGCGGCCCTGGCCGTGGACATCGCCGAGGCGCTCGTCGGCCACCACCTGCGGGTGGGCGAGTGCGCGGCCCTCGACGCGGTGGCCCGTGCGCTCGCCGAGGTGCCACGAGACTCGGTCGTCACCCTGCGCGTGCACCCGGACGACCTGCCGCTGCTGCCCGAGGACACTGCCGCCCTGGCTGCCGAGTGCACCCTCACCGTCGTCACCGACGCCACGGTCGGTCGGGGCGGTGCCACCGCCGACCTCGGTGACCGCTCCGTCGACGCCAGGCTCGGGTCCGCACTCGCCCGCGTCCGCGAGGTGCTGGCGACGTGA
- the fliF gene encoding flagellar basal-body MS-ring/collar protein FliF, with the protein MNGFDPKALLTRVGRLFSGFTPGQRVVTGVAALAVVVGAVLFVSWVSKPTYAPLFTGLSSADAGAVTAKLTEAGEPYQLADGGQTVMVPQADVYQQRITLAGQGLPAGDNGSQGYSLLDKQSMTSSDFQQKVTYQRALEGELAKTVESIDGVQAAVVHLAIPQDDVFTTDAATPTGSVLVKTAPGVTLSPTIVDSVVHLVSGSVPKLSPEQVTVADATGKVLHAAGTPGSDTAGADARDQQKRAFSDATAAAVQSMLDTVVGPGKAVVRVDADLNFDQQTIDREQYVPTNPNIPLSSSKTTEKYTGTGAPVGGVLGPVATAGTTGGSGSNYTKSDDKLTNAVGTVKEKTTLAPGQVRRMSVAVIVDAKSAGAVNFSQLSALVAAAAGLDPKRGDVVQVSQMAFDTTAAAAASKELAQAASDRQRAQLIDIGKTVGLGVILVLALLIGLRRSRRQPGPGEPQAIEVFRVPTAPAPIDALLEQAELRPALPQRPVDSATELRGRSRESVATMARERPDDVARLLRGWMAEDHA; encoded by the coding sequence GTGAACGGCTTCGACCCCAAGGCCCTCCTCACCCGAGTCGGCCGGCTCTTCAGCGGGTTCACTCCCGGCCAGCGCGTCGTCACCGGCGTGGCGGCCCTCGCCGTCGTCGTCGGTGCCGTGCTGTTCGTCTCGTGGGTGTCCAAGCCGACCTACGCACCGCTGTTCACCGGGCTGTCCAGCGCAGATGCCGGAGCCGTCACGGCGAAGCTCACCGAGGCCGGCGAGCCGTACCAGCTCGCCGACGGCGGGCAGACGGTCATGGTGCCGCAGGCCGACGTGTACCAGCAGCGGATCACCCTGGCCGGCCAGGGCCTGCCGGCCGGTGACAATGGGTCGCAGGGCTACTCGCTGCTGGACAAGCAGAGCATGACGAGCAGCGACTTCCAGCAGAAGGTGACCTACCAGCGGGCACTCGAGGGCGAGCTGGCCAAGACCGTCGAGTCGATCGACGGCGTCCAGGCCGCGGTCGTGCACCTCGCCATCCCGCAGGACGACGTGTTCACCACCGACGCCGCGACCCCCACCGGCTCGGTGCTCGTCAAGACCGCCCCCGGGGTCACCCTGTCCCCGACGATCGTCGACTCGGTCGTCCACCTCGTCTCCGGGTCGGTGCCGAAGCTCAGCCCCGAGCAGGTCACCGTCGCCGACGCCACCGGCAAAGTGCTGCACGCGGCGGGGACGCCCGGGTCGGACACCGCGGGCGCCGATGCACGCGACCAGCAGAAGCGGGCCTTCTCCGACGCGACCGCAGCCGCGGTGCAGTCGATGCTCGACACGGTCGTCGGCCCAGGCAAGGCGGTCGTTCGGGTGGACGCCGATCTCAACTTCGACCAGCAGACCATCGACCGTGAGCAGTACGTGCCCACCAACCCGAACATCCCGCTCAGCTCGTCGAAGACCACGGAGAAGTACACCGGTACGGGCGCCCCGGTCGGCGGCGTCCTCGGTCCGGTGGCAACCGCAGGCACCACCGGCGGCTCAGGCTCGAACTACACCAAGTCCGACGACAAGCTGACCAACGCCGTCGGCACCGTCAAGGAGAAGACGACCCTGGCTCCCGGCCAGGTGCGCCGGATGTCGGTCGCCGTCATCGTCGACGCCAAGTCGGCGGGCGCGGTGAACTTCAGCCAGCTCTCGGCGCTCGTCGCCGCCGCCGCTGGCCTCGATCCCAAGCGCGGGGACGTGGTCCAGGTCAGCCAGATGGCGTTCGACACCACGGCGGCGGCCGCGGCCAGCAAGGAGCTCGCGCAGGCCGCGAGTGACCGCCAACGTGCCCAGCTCATCGACATCGGCAAGACCGTGGGCCTGGGTGTCATCCTCGTCCTCGCCCTGCTCATCGGGCTCAGGCGCTCGCGCCGGCAGCCCGGACCGGGCGAACCCCAGGCGATCGAGGTCTTCCGGGTGCCCACGGCACCGGCCCCGATCGACGCGCTCCTCGAGCAGGCCGAGCTGCGCCCCGCGCTGCCGCAGCGTCCGGTGGACAGTGCCACCGAGCTGCGCGGCCGAAGTCGTGAGTCGGTCGCCACCATGGCGCGCGAACGGCCCGACGACGTCGCCAGGCTGCTGCGCGGCTGGATGGCCGAGGACCACGCATGA
- a CDS encoding flagellar hook-basal body complex protein FliE gives MTIPPISPLAGLGALAAPGATGVSGVAGAGAGLPTSAADPAAFGNAVTQGLEKLQAMHQTTDSLAVQAVTGNLTDIHDYTIAANEAAVATQLTVAVRNKAVDAFTEIMRMPM, from the coding sequence ATGACGATCCCCCCCATCTCCCCACTCGCCGGCCTGGGTGCCCTGGCCGCACCTGGCGCCACCGGGGTGTCCGGCGTGGCCGGAGCCGGTGCCGGCCTCCCCACCAGCGCTGCCGACCCGGCCGCGTTCGGCAACGCCGTCACCCAGGGCCTGGAGAAGCTCCAGGCCATGCACCAGACGACCGACTCCCTCGCCGTGCAGGCGGTGACGGGGAACCTCACCGACATCCACGACTACACGATCGCCGCCAACGAGGCCGCGGTCGCCACCCAGCTGACCGTCGCCGTCCGTAACAAGGCGGTCGACGCGTTCACCGAGATCATGCGGATGCCGATGTGA
- a CDS encoding flagellar basal body rod protein FlgC — MAGPFGAIDTAGTGLVLHRTWLDAVADNIANVNTVRPTSGRAFQARYVVAEAANYGGTDGVRVAGAEFGDPVGRVTYQPGNPLADARGYVRLPDIDLADQMSQLIMAQRGYQANLAVVERATAAYQQAIGLGR; from the coding sequence ATGGCGGGACCGTTCGGCGCGATCGACACCGCCGGCACCGGCCTCGTCCTGCACCGCACCTGGCTCGACGCCGTCGCCGACAACATCGCGAACGTCAACACGGTCCGGCCGACGAGCGGCCGGGCCTTCCAGGCCCGCTACGTCGTGGCCGAGGCCGCGAACTACGGCGGCACCGATGGAGTCCGGGTGGCCGGAGCCGAGTTCGGCGACCCTGTGGGCCGGGTGACCTACCAGCCGGGCAACCCGCTGGCGGATGCCCGCGGCTACGTGCGGCTCCCCGACATCGACCTCGCAGACCAGATGTCGCAGCTGATCATGGCCCAGCGCGGGTACCAGGCGAACCTCGCGGTCGTCGAACGGGCCACGGCGGCATACCAGCAGGCGATCGGGCTGGGCCGCTGA
- a CDS encoding flagellar basal body protein has translation MTDLIGDPTLSALGHALSGLSLRQRTIADNVANVDTPQFLAGRVDFESSLLSAISDGQDPGDAPVATERSLAPTRTDGNNVNLDDETLAGVKTGLSYQLGVQAMTDHFARLRIAAGGAS, from the coding sequence ATGACCGACCTCATCGGCGACCCGACGCTGAGCGCCCTCGGCCACGCGCTGAGCGGCCTGTCGCTGCGTCAGCGCACCATCGCCGACAACGTCGCCAACGTCGACACCCCGCAGTTCCTCGCGGGCCGGGTCGACTTCGAGTCCAGCCTGCTCTCCGCCATCTCGGACGGCCAGGACCCCGGTGACGCTCCCGTCGCCACCGAGCGGTCGCTCGCGCCGACGCGCACCGACGGCAACAACGTCAACCTCGACGACGAGACGCTCGCCGGTGTCAAGACCGGCCTGTCCTACCAGCTCGGCGTCCAGGCGATGACCGATCACTTCGCCCGGCTGCGGATCGCCGCGGGCGGGGCCTCCTGA